In Eriocheir sinensis breed Jianghai 21 chromosome 30, ASM2467909v1, whole genome shotgun sequence, the following are encoded in one genomic region:
- the LOC127005582 gene encoding uncharacterized protein LOC127005582 isoform X1 yields MNGLYRILDDVTAAVNDYTHQHHQNDHKNDQENDHKNEDKNNYNHHQSGYHNEPYDQSNHQNDYHNDHYQNHQNDNHHPGYTHHYHPKNHQQQGEATATAAVVEEQAESREAVDGTKRLQEVKHRLVAQLKAEEEAKEAEEEAEEAGVLKETEMFEGGDHHAPHIPLSFSPPPPRPDPFFLMEAPQLGTHVTPPTRPHVGGVSVGGAGGDYSVQVSSKFGIDEEIGGGRPVGGGFKGTVEDLGTVGKIGTVRGTAEDAVYGGKEPTRAPDDHVRRLRTKGEVELLEADEEEDGTARGAEGKVREGSAAREDIEALTHDFSPSASRHDAYQGLNLDLLSNRVFQLLTPPPPSAHEHRLNPQYTPFPITTNPPRTTPVTLTPIPTRPPGTPPSMVFSPIPEADFVDAFSPAVLPEGVDEEENAILESPSPPRVIAGDPIQPGGDNPIRRVSAAPLRISNEGVYSGGLSDTTTQAMTGGGGGGDDGHPTDFTAHEQVWSFPKTREEDPWIPKERKVEKMGEVEEEKEEINEEAEKEEEEEEEEEEEKVPLTTPQDSPARVYTAFYSPREIPGIDPSLFGYRKMPQPGKGDPQTPQGTPWKERPEAHHPLGPEFHEYLMNLPPDTLMRFLQPGAMRAKRAASEGEQIYCEWNIKTEPGLYLLLTFHNLSAAYSVDCHGAYIEVERENNGYDARWCGNRVSPGGTRPHVIFAKSEVRVTVYDDGDHSKSTPTGFTADVEVIDLFNARDYNAFMRSNAHPHIRRLLHG; encoded by the exons ATGAACGGCCTCTACCGCATCCTGGACGACGTGACGGCGGCGGTGAACGACTACacgcaccagcaccaccagaacGACCACAAGAACGATCAAGAGAACGACCACAAGAACGAAGACAAGAacaattacaaccaccaccagagCGGCTACCACAACGAGCCCTACGACCAGAGCAACCACCAAAACGACTACCACAACGACCACTATCAGAACCACCAGAACGACAATCACCACCCAGGCTACACACACCATTACCACCCTAAGAATCACCAGCAGCAGGGCGAGGCGACGgcgacggcggcggtggtggaggagcaGGCGGAGAGCAGAGAGGCGGTGGACGGGACAAAGCGGCTGCAGGAGGTGAAGCACAGACTGGTGGCGCAGctcaaggcggaggaggaggcgaaggaggcggaggaggaggcggaggaggctggAGTGTTGAAGGAGACGGAGATGTTTGAAGGAGGGGACCACCACGCCCCTCacatccccctctccttctccccgccgccgcccagGCCAGACCCCTTCTTCCTGATGGAGGCACCGCAGCTCGGCACCCACGTCACCCCGCCCACGAGGCCTCACGTGGGCGGAGTGTCTGTGGGCGGCGCCGGAGGTGACTACTCGGTGCAGGTCTCAAGTAAATTCGGCATTGATGAGGAGATTGGCGGCGGGAGGCCAGTGGGAGGGGGTTTCAAGGGCACCGTTGAGGACCTTGGCACTGTAGGGAAGATTGGCACTGTGAGAGGCACTGCAGAGGACGCTGTATATGGCGGTAAGGAGCCCACGCGTGCCCCCGACGACCATGTAAGAAGGCTAAGGACGAAGGGAGAAGTTGAGCTGCTAGAGgccgacgaagaggaggatggcACAGCAAGAGGCgcagaagggaaggttagggagggtAGCGCCGCAAGGGAAGACATCGAGGCGCTGACCCATGACTTCTCGCCATCCGCCTCCAGGCACGACGCTTACCAGGGCCTCAACCTCGACCTGCTGAGTAACCGCGTGTTCCAGCTgctgacgccgccgccgccctccgcCCACGAGCATCGCCTCAACCCCCAGTATACgcccttccccatcaccaccaacccccCGCGCACAACCCCCGTCACCCTCACGCCGATCCCCACAAGACCCCCAGGAACGCCCCCCAGCATGGTGTTTTCTCCCATCCCCGAGGCTGACTTCGTGGACGCCTTCTCCCCAGCCGTTCTTCCTGAGGGTGTTGATGAGGAGGAGAACGCCATCTTGGAGTCCCCCAGCCCCCCCAGGGTCATCGCCGGCGACCCCATCCAACCCGGAGGTGACAACCCCATCAGAAGGGTCTCCGCCGCCCCGCTGAGGATATCTAACGAAGGTGTGTACAGCGGCGGCCTCTCAGACACCACGACGCAGGCCATGacggggggtggtggtggtggtgatgacggccaCCCGACGGACTTCACGGCTCACGAACAG GTGTGGTCCTTCCCCAAGACCCGCGAGGAGGACCCGTGGATaccgaaggagaggaaagtggagaagatgggcgaagtggaagaggagaaggaagagataaacgaggaggcggagaaagaggaggaggaggaggaggaggaggaagaggaaaaggtccCCCTAACCACCCCGCAGGACTCCCCCGCCCGAGTGTACACCGCCTTCTACTCCCCCCGAGAGATCCCAGGCATCGACCCGTCCCTCTTCGGCTATAGAAAG atGCCCCAGCCAGGGAAAGGCGACCCCCAGACACCCCAGGGCACCCCGTGGAAGGAGAGACCAGAAGCGCATCACCCCCTGGGCCCCGAATTCCACGA gTACCTGATGAACCTCCCCCCAGATACCCTGATGCGGTTCCTGCAGCCCGGTGCGATGAGAGCGAAGCGCGCGGCCAGCGAGGGGGAGCAGATCTATTGTGAATGGAACATCAAG ACTGAACCCGGCCTATATCTGCTGCTCACCTTCCATAACCTGTCGGCGGCGTACTCGGTGGACTGTCACGGCGCATACATCGAGGTGGAGCGGGAGAACAACGGCTACGATGCGCGGTGGTGCGGCAACAGAGTATCCCCT GGTGGCACGCGACCCCATGTGATCTTCGCCAAGTCAGAGGTTCGCGTGACGGTATACGATGACGGTGACCACTCCAAGAGCACTCCAACGGGCTTCACCGCCGACGTGGAAG TCATCGACTTGTTCAACGCCAGGGATTACAACGCCTTCATGAGATCCAACGCCCACCCACACATCCGCCGCCTCCTGCATGGATGA
- the LOC127005582 gene encoding uncharacterized protein LOC127005582 isoform X2 has translation MNGLYRILDDVTAAVNDYTHQHHQNDHKNDQENDHKNEDKNNYNHHQSGYHNEPYDQSNHQNDYHNDHYQNHQNDNHHPGYTHHYHPKNHQQQGEATATAAVVEEQAESREAVDGTKRLQEVKHRLVAQLKAEEEAKEAEEEAEEAGVLKETEMFEGGDHHAPHIPLSFSPPPPRPDPFFLMEAPQLGTHVTPPTRPHVGGVSVGGAGGDYSVQVSSKFGIDEEIGGGRPVGGGFKGTVEDLGTVGKIGTVRGTAEDAVYGGKEPTRAPDDHVRRLRTKGEVELLEADEEEDGTARGAEGKVREGSAAREDIEALTHDFSPSASRHDAYQGLNLDLLSNRVFQLLTPPPPSAHEHRLNPQYTPFPITTNPPRTTPVTLTPIPTRPPGTPPSMVFSPIPEADFVDAFSPAVLPEGVDEEENAILESPSPPRVIAGDPIQPGGDNPIRRVSAAPLRISNEGVYSGGLSDTTTQAMTGGGGGGDDGHPTDFTAHEQMPQPGKGDPQTPQGTPWKERPEAHHPLGPEFHEYLMNLPPDTLMRFLQPGAMRAKRAASEGEQIYCEWNIKTEPGLYLLLTFHNLSAAYSVDCHGAYIEVERENNGYDARWCGNRVSPGGTRPHVIFAKSEVRVTVYDDGDHSKSTPTGFTADVEVIDLFNARDYNAFMRSNAHPHIRRLLHG, from the exons ATGAACGGCCTCTACCGCATCCTGGACGACGTGACGGCGGCGGTGAACGACTACacgcaccagcaccaccagaacGACCACAAGAACGATCAAGAGAACGACCACAAGAACGAAGACAAGAacaattacaaccaccaccagagCGGCTACCACAACGAGCCCTACGACCAGAGCAACCACCAAAACGACTACCACAACGACCACTATCAGAACCACCAGAACGACAATCACCACCCAGGCTACACACACCATTACCACCCTAAGAATCACCAGCAGCAGGGCGAGGCGACGgcgacggcggcggtggtggaggagcaGGCGGAGAGCAGAGAGGCGGTGGACGGGACAAAGCGGCTGCAGGAGGTGAAGCACAGACTGGTGGCGCAGctcaaggcggaggaggaggcgaaggaggcggaggaggaggcggaggaggctggAGTGTTGAAGGAGACGGAGATGTTTGAAGGAGGGGACCACCACGCCCCTCacatccccctctccttctccccgccgccgcccagGCCAGACCCCTTCTTCCTGATGGAGGCACCGCAGCTCGGCACCCACGTCACCCCGCCCACGAGGCCTCACGTGGGCGGAGTGTCTGTGGGCGGCGCCGGAGGTGACTACTCGGTGCAGGTCTCAAGTAAATTCGGCATTGATGAGGAGATTGGCGGCGGGAGGCCAGTGGGAGGGGGTTTCAAGGGCACCGTTGAGGACCTTGGCACTGTAGGGAAGATTGGCACTGTGAGAGGCACTGCAGAGGACGCTGTATATGGCGGTAAGGAGCCCACGCGTGCCCCCGACGACCATGTAAGAAGGCTAAGGACGAAGGGAGAAGTTGAGCTGCTAGAGgccgacgaagaggaggatggcACAGCAAGAGGCgcagaagggaaggttagggagggtAGCGCCGCAAGGGAAGACATCGAGGCGCTGACCCATGACTTCTCGCCATCCGCCTCCAGGCACGACGCTTACCAGGGCCTCAACCTCGACCTGCTGAGTAACCGCGTGTTCCAGCTgctgacgccgccgccgccctccgcCCACGAGCATCGCCTCAACCCCCAGTATACgcccttccccatcaccaccaacccccCGCGCACAACCCCCGTCACCCTCACGCCGATCCCCACAAGACCCCCAGGAACGCCCCCCAGCATGGTGTTTTCTCCCATCCCCGAGGCTGACTTCGTGGACGCCTTCTCCCCAGCCGTTCTTCCTGAGGGTGTTGATGAGGAGGAGAACGCCATCTTGGAGTCCCCCAGCCCCCCCAGGGTCATCGCCGGCGACCCCATCCAACCCGGAGGTGACAACCCCATCAGAAGGGTCTCCGCCGCCCCGCTGAGGATATCTAACGAAGGTGTGTACAGCGGCGGCCTCTCAGACACCACGACGCAGGCCATGacggggggtggtggtggtggtgatgacggccaCCCGACGGACTTCACGGCTCACGAACAG atGCCCCAGCCAGGGAAAGGCGACCCCCAGACACCCCAGGGCACCCCGTGGAAGGAGAGACCAGAAGCGCATCACCCCCTGGGCCCCGAATTCCACGA gTACCTGATGAACCTCCCCCCAGATACCCTGATGCGGTTCCTGCAGCCCGGTGCGATGAGAGCGAAGCGCGCGGCCAGCGAGGGGGAGCAGATCTATTGTGAATGGAACATCAAG ACTGAACCCGGCCTATATCTGCTGCTCACCTTCCATAACCTGTCGGCGGCGTACTCGGTGGACTGTCACGGCGCATACATCGAGGTGGAGCGGGAGAACAACGGCTACGATGCGCGGTGGTGCGGCAACAGAGTATCCCCT GGTGGCACGCGACCCCATGTGATCTTCGCCAAGTCAGAGGTTCGCGTGACGGTATACGATGACGGTGACCACTCCAAGAGCACTCCAACGGGCTTCACCGCCGACGTGGAAG TCATCGACTTGTTCAACGCCAGGGATTACAACGCCTTCATGAGATCCAACGCCCACCCACACATCCGCCGCCTCCTGCATGGATGA
- the LOC127005582 gene encoding general transcription factor II-I repeat domain-containing protein 2-like isoform X3, protein MATAKKVKLDVRSFQSSWTNDFGFIQQNDRAVCALCCENVVCRTSSVKRHFKTKHEKTFKDSTDKAEAIKKAVSRYEKQSNVFKNLSASKNNATEASYKLALCIAKHGKPFTDGDFIKAAFLECSEVLFDGISNKHMIISRIKDMPVSARTVERRISEMAANVSEQQTVALTTTPVFSVALDESVDINDIPRLAVFARYSDTEIHEELCCLKPMYGTTKGEDILKTFTDHFEDRGVDIRKIFAVTTDGAPAMVGTTKSFTKMVEDKIGHPILKLHCIIHQENLCAKISSSDLNKVMATVTKVVNFLVAHSSLTHRQFQAFLEEVDSAYKDIPLHSSVRWLSCGKVLERFVECFDEIKIFLSEKGQDYPELEDRDWTVKLMFLSDITKHLNDLNLILQGAGKTVMDLYDIWKAFVAKLAVYSSDIKTGSFRYFKNLKNLSAIHPVNTTDLQVYMQELKSEFSIRFQDFQHTGPVFSFLIRPDTFKYSELDESLFEWMETEELEMQLIDLQASSLWSAKFKDLRELLETSMNDHAASILSSWTSLPDKFNCMKKVAFALLSAFGSTYQCEQIFSHMRHVLNPHRSKLTTDHSEGCVKLKVSRYSPEISTLAKGKQGQGSH, encoded by the coding sequence ATGGCTACTGCGAAAAAAGTCAAGCTTGATGTCCGATCATTTCAGTCATCATGGACAAATGACTTTGGATTTATTCAGCAGAATGATCGTGCTGTGTGTGCTCTCTGCTGCGAGAATGTCGTGTGCCGCACATCGAGTGTTAAAAGACACTTTAAAACAAAACACGAGAAGACTTTCAAGGACAGTACAGACAAGGCTGAAGCGATTAAGAAAGCAGTATCGCGCTATGAGAAACAAAGTAATGTGTTTAAGAACCTGAGTGCTAGCAAAAACAATGCAACTGAGGCCAGTTACAAACTAGCCTTGTGTATTGCCAAGCATGGAAAACCTTTTACCGATGGTGATTTTATAAAAGCAGCTTTCCTAGAGTGCTCTGAGGTGTTATTTGAtggcatatcaaacaaacacatgatCATCTCAAGGATAAAAGACATGCCTGTCTCAGCTAGGACCGTGGAGAGACGTATTTCTGAAATGGCTGCTAATGTAAGTGAGCAGCAAACTGTTGCTTTAACAACTACACCTGTGTTCAGTGTGGCCCTGGATGAAAGCGTGGATATAAATGACATTCCCCGCTTGGCTGTTTTTGCCAGGTATAGTGACACAGAGATACACGAGGAGCTGTGCTGTCTTAAACCTATGTATGGCACTACCAAGGGAGAGGACATACTGAAGACATTCACTGATCATTTTGAGGACAGAGGGGTCGACATAAGAAAGATTTTTGCAGTTACAACGGATGGTGCCCCTGCCATGGTAGGAACAACCAAGAGTTTTACTAAGATGGTTGAGGATAAAATTGGGCACCCCATTCTGAAATTGCACTGCATAATTCATCAAGAAAATTTATGTGCCAAGATCTCGAGCTCTGATCTCAACAAAGTGATGGCTACTGTTACAAAAGTAGTGAATTTTCTTGTTGCACACTCTTCTCTTACGCACAGGcagtttcaagctttccttgaagaGGTGGACAGTGCTTACAAAGATATACCCTTGCACAGCAGTGTTAGGTGGTTAAGCTGTGGGAAGGTATTGGAGAGGTTTGTGGAATGCTTTGATGAAATAAAGATTTTTTTATCAGAAAAAGGCCAAGACTATCCTGAGCTGGAGGACAGAGACTGGACTGTGAAACTTATGTTTCTCTCAGACATCACCAAACATCTAAATGACCTCAATCTTATCTTGCAAGGTGCAGGAAAAACAGTGATGGATTTGTATGATATTTGGAAGGCATTTGTTGCAAAGCTTGCAGTTTACTCATCAGATATCAAAACTGGTTCTTTCCGTTACTTCAAAAACTTGAAGAACTTATCTGCAATTCATCCTGTCAACACTACTGATCTTCAGGTGTACATGCAAGAATTAAAGTCTGAGTTCTCAATCAGATTTCAAGATTTCCAACACACTGGCCCAGTGTTTTCGTTTTTAATCAGACCAGACACCTTTAAATACAGTGAGTTGGACGAGTCTCTCTTTGAGTGGATGGAAACTGAGGAGTTGGAAATGCAGTTGATTGACCTTCAGGCCTCATCATTGTGGTCAGCAAAATTTAAAGATCTTCGAGAACTATTGGAAACTAGTATGAATGATCATGCAGCCTCCATATTAAGTTCCTGGACCTCACTGCCTGATAAATTCAATTGCATGAAGAAAGTAGCTTTTGCATTGCTATCAGCATTTGGATCTACATATCAATGTGAGCAGATATTTTCTCACATGAGGCACGTCCTCAACCCCCATCGAAGCAAGCTTACAACGGATCATTCTGAGGGTTGTGTGAAGCTCAAGGTGTCCAGATACTCACCTGAAATTTCAACTTTGGCCAAAGGGAAGCAAGGGCAAGGATCGCATTAA